The DNA sequence AAACAACTGCTGTAGAAAATATTATCATGATAATTTTAATAGTTATATTGATACTATATGGCATTATAAGAAATATGCCCTTTTATCCATATAAACTGCCATAAAAAAGTCGGGTTTCCCCGACTTTTTATATTTCCCCGTCTCTGAATTTTTGAATAAGTTCATGCCCCACACTTATATGAAAAGGCAGAACAGGTACATCTTCTCTCTCAAACCATCTTGCCTCAGATAATTCCTCCTCCTGTAAGGTAATCTTATCATCTCCGTCAAGATCGGCAATAAATGCCAGCATTATGGTATCGGAAAAAGACCAAGGCTGTGATTTATAAGGCTGTATGTTTTTTACCTTTAAGCCCACTTCTTCCCTTACTTCTCTGGCTACCGCCTCTTCAAGAGTCTCCCCGACTTCTACAAAACCTGCCACCAATGCATAGTAATTATATATACCCTTGGCATTCTTTGTCAGTAAGAGTCTGTTGCCGTTTCTGATTGCCACTATGACTGCAGGAGATATTTTAGGATATTCTATATTCTTACACTTCGGACAGATCAAAGCCCTCTCTGTAAGGGATTTTTCTGTCTTTGTTCCGCAGTATCCGCAATATTTTCTACTCTGCATCCATCTGTATACCTGCGAAGCACTTACACCTGCAAATGCCTGATAACGAGGTTCAAACTCACGCAAAGCCTGTATGCCCTCCATATAGAATCCGCCAAACTCCGGCAAACTCATATCCTCCACCAGATAAAATTCTTCATCATCAACAGAGTTCGCATAATAGGACTTTTCATATATGTTCTCATCTTCTTCTTCCAGATCTTCGAATCTAGGTATGCTTACTTCTCCTGTTAATGCATCCTTTATAAGCATTATTTTATTGTACTCAAAATGTAAAACAAATGATTTTTTATTATTTTCCTTATTGGCTTTCTTTCTCCTATATTCGGGATAAAATACTTTCGGATATATTTCCTGTATCATACTACTCTTTCTTTTACTCTTTAAAACTATAACTCCTGATAATTATACTTTTGTAAGAGCTCATATCTCATATCCCACAGCTTCTGTGAAAGATCCACATAAGTTTCATGAGGATATGCAAGTCTCTTTGATTCATCCCAAAGAGTATCAAGCTCTTTTTTACAAAATTCTCTTATTTCCATTACTGAAGGAGACTCATATACGCATTCACCATTTTTAAATACTGGAACTAAAAGCTCCTTAGTCTCAAATGATCCTGCACTAAGCTTTGTTCTCTTCCATGTTTCAACAGGATCAAATAGCATAAGTGACTCATCTGTAGAAAGATTCTCCTCTTCTAAACAAATATAATCTGCTATTATCTTGCCTGTCTTTTTATTGTAAATTCTATATATTTTCTTATTTCCCGGATTTGTTATTTTCTCAGCATTCTCAGACAATTTTATCTTTGGTATAAACTCACCTGTCTCCTCATTCATCACAGCAGCAAGCTTGTATACTCCTCCAAATGCCGGGCAATCTTTTGAAGTAATAAGGTTTGTACCTACGCCCCATCTGTTTATTGTAGCACCCTGTAATTTCAATGAGGATATAATATTCTCATCCAAATCATTTGATGCTGATATAATTGCATCACTAAATCCTGCCTCATCAAGCATCTCCTTGGCTCTCTTTGAAAGGTATGCAAGGTCTCCGCTGTCAAGTCTGATACCATAATTCTTTAGAGGTATTCCTGCCTCCCTCATCTCCTTAAATACAGCTATAGCATTCGGTACACCTGATTTTAGTGTGTCGTATGTATCTACCAAAAGTGTACAGGCTGTCGGGAAAGTCTTTGCATAAGTTCTGAAAGCTGAAAGCTCATCCGGGAAGCTCATTATCCAGCTGTGAGCATGTGTTCCAAGTATAGGTACATCAAACATTCTTCCGCAGAGTACATTACTTGTTCCTACACAACCTCCTATCACAGCCGCTCTTGCTCCGTAGATACCCGCATCAGGTCCCTGTGCTCTTCTAAGACCAAACTCCATCACTCCATCACCGTCAGCAGCTAACACTACTCTGGCAGCCTTTGTTGCTATAAGTGACTGATGAT is a window from the Lachnoanaerobaculum umeaense genome containing:
- the nudC gene encoding NAD(+) diphosphatase — protein: MIQEIYPKVFYPEYRRKKANKENNKKSFVLHFEYNKIMLIKDALTGEVSIPRFEDLEEEDENIYEKSYYANSVDDEEFYLVEDMSLPEFGGFYMEGIQALREFEPRYQAFAGVSASQVYRWMQSRKYCGYCGTKTEKSLTERALICPKCKNIEYPKISPAVIVAIRNGNRLLLTKNAKGIYNYYALVAGFVEVGETLEEAVAREVREEVGLKVKNIQPYKSQPWSFSDTIMLAFIADLDGDDKITLQEEELSEARWFEREDVPVLPFHISVGHELIQKFRDGEI
- a CDS encoding nicotinate phosphoribosyltransferase, which encodes MNKRNLTLLTDLYELTMMQGYYLENNANETVIFDMFYRSNPNKNGYAICAGLDQVIDYVKNLHFDDEDIEYLRKTKLFKDNFLEYLRDFKFTGDIYAIPEGSVIFPREPLVKVIAPIMQAQLIETALLNIINHQSLIATKAARVVLAADGDGVMEFGLRRAQGPDAGIYGARAAVIGGCVGTSNVLCGRMFDVPILGTHAHSWIMSFPDELSAFRTYAKTFPTACTLLVDTYDTLKSGVPNAIAVFKEMREAGIPLKNYGIRLDSGDLAYLSKRAKEMLDEAGFSDAIISASNDLDENIISSLKLQGATINRWGVGTNLITSKDCPAFGGVYKLAAVMNEETGEFIPKIKLSENAEKITNPGNKKIYRIYNKKTGKIIADYICLEEENLSTDESLMLFDPVETWKRTKLSAGSFETKELLVPVFKNGECVYESPSVMEIREFCKKELDTLWDESKRLAYPHETYVDLSQKLWDMRYELLQKYNYQEL